CGCCTTCAGTCGAATCGTCGCCGCCGCCTCTCCGGTAGACGACTCCAAGGCCCTGATCGCCCGCATGGAGAAAGGCACCAGGCAGTGACCCCTAATTGCCCCAGCCAAGACACCTGCGACCTGGCCACACTGAGGTGGCGCAAGTCCTCCGCCAGCGCGGCCGAAGGTGACTGCGTGGAAATCGCTGATATCCCGTCCGGCGGGAAGGCGATCCGTGACTCCAAGCACTTGGGTACGATGCCGCTGAGGCTCACAGATGCCGTATGGTCGGCCTTCCGGCAAGCCGTACGGAGCGGCGAACTCTGAGCTTCTCCATGCTCCGATGGCGTGCGCTCAGTGCCGCTGCGGTGCGGATTGTCTAAGGGCCGCTGTGGAGACGGCCGCCTGCGAGCGGTCGGTCTTGCTCCCGATAGTGAACCATTGATGGCTCGGCGTCGTGGATCGGGCCCGAACACTTCCGGATGTCCCAGGTCTCAAGGCTCT
The window above is part of the Sphaerisporangium rubeum genome. Proteins encoded here:
- a CDS encoding DUF397 domain-containing protein; translated protein: MTPNCPSQDTCDLATLRWRKSSASAAEGDCVEIADIPSGGKAIRDSKHLGTMPLRLTDAVWSAFRQAVRSGEL